The genomic window gcggcggcagcgccggaCCTACCAGGAGGACGGCGGAGCTGAGCGTCGGGAGCTTGTCGTAGGGCTGCAACACCGCCATCGCGCCCGCCGGGATTCAAACCGCAGCTACGCCACACGTCGCGCTAACGTAGCGCGTCAGGGGAGGGGGGCGGAGCCTAGGGTGGGGCGAGGCTGCGTGCGCGCGTGCGCATTGGGCCCGCCGGGGCGTGGGCGGGGCTTTTAGTCACGCGCAGGCGTGTGCCGGGCGGGGTGGTGTTTTCCCGGTAGCGGAGGGTCCGCCCGTTCGGTGAGCGCCGCTCTCGTACCGGCGGCCccccgagcagcagcagcagcagcggtgtTCCTGCGGCCCCGGGGCAGCCGCGGCCGGGACTCTCGGCGGTGGGACGCTGGCCTCGTCTCGCCCTAAGCTTCCGAGAAGCAAAGTCGCGGATCCCGGGGCATCCTTGCAGGAGGTGGGGTCCGTTAGTCCGCTCAAGCCTGAGCGGTACCGAGGGCTCCAGTGAAATCCCGCTGTCCCTTACGCAGGCACGCATTAACAGGGGCAGTGCGCTTCCCTGCTGTAAAGGCTGCTCGATGTGACGGCTAGGGAAGGGAATCGCCTGAACACCCTACGGCCGGGCTTCGCACGCTGACTTGTTCTGCGTGGGGTTTTGCGGCAGCTCCAGCAGCCCCGACCACCGccctcccccttcctgggcaccttcCCCTCGCCGCCCTCGGCTGGCCGGCCTCTGCCCGGCCCTGCAATCCcctgctgtgatgggttgaccctggctgaacaccaggtgcccaccaaagccattctatcactcccccatccttagctggacaggggagagaaaatataacaaaaggctcgcgggtcgagataaggacaggagagatcattcactattaccgtcacgggcaaaacagactcaatttgcaaaacatactcaatttattacaaatcaaccagagcaaggtaatgagaagtaaaacgaaatctcagaacaccttcccaccacccctccgttcttcccgggcacaactaccctcccggatttcaccaccaagcccccccagcggcacagggggacagggatggggtttatggtcatcacacgttattttctgccgcttcacctcctcaggacgagggctgatcacactcttcccctgctccagcgtggggtcccacccacgggagacagtcctccacgaactcctccaacgtgggccattcccacgggctgcagttcttcacgaactgctccagcatgggtccattccacggtgtgcagtccttcaggagcacactgctccagcgcgggtccccccacggggtcacaagtcctgccagaaagcctgctccgtgggctcctctctccacagatccgcaggtcctgccaggaacctgctccagcgcggggttcccacggggtcacagcctccttcgggaacccacctgctccggcgtggggtcctccacgggctacaggtggagatctgctccaccgtggacctccctggactgcagggggacagcctgcctcaccagggtcttcaccacgggctgcaggggaatcttcgctccggcgcctggagcatctcctccccctccttcttcactgaccttggtgtccgcaggcttgtttctcttacatgttctcactcctcactccggcggcagtttctctccgtcccaacttttttccttcttaaaaatgttatcacagaggcgttaccactatcactgattggctcggccttggccggcggcgggtccgtctcagagccggctaatatgggctcgctctctcttgaacacaggggaagcttccagcagtttcttacagaagccacccctgtaacccccccccgctaccaaaaccttgccaaacaaaaccaatacacctgcCCGTGACACAGGCAGGAAGGAGCCCGTGCCAGCGGCCCTGCGGTTAGAGATGTAGGCTGAGCTCTTCTCGCTCCAAGGTCAGAGCGGGATGATGACGTGCAGCAATGCAAAGCCCTCGGTGGCCTGTGGTCCACCTTGCTGCATCTCTTGCTCTTTGCCTTGTCCCAGGGTTCGGCTCCACTCGGTGCCGAGGAGGGTCCAGGAGCCCCTCAGCTGCCTGCCGGggctggtccctccctgccccttcaGCCGGGGCACCTCCAAATGGCAGGAGACACGCCAGGGGGAGGAagaaggctgcaggaggacaaagACGTGTCTCCCCCTCTGCGGCAAgccagcaagggggggggggggggggggtgttaatgTAAGCTGACATCACATGGCTGCTGTGGCTTTTTTGATCTTGACAAAGGCAGACGGTTCCGCTCGTTGCCAGCATGAGACAAATTACAGGTGAAGCAGAAGAGATTACAGGATATTTCTGGTTGTTGTTAAATTCGGCAGGGGGAAGGGAAGACATGTCCTGAAGATGGCAGGCAGGCAGATGCAATAAATAACGAGAGCCAGCTCCCAGGTTAGGGGGGCACAGAGAGCAATTTGGACAAAGCTGCTTTTGGGCTGCTGAGGGTGTAGAAATACACTAAAAGCTGCAGCACCCACCTAAAAGGTGTTTCTCCTCTTTCATCCCCCTGCTGCTCCCCATTGCCTGCTCTCTGGCCCTGCAGAAGGACCTGGGTGGCTTCAGTGTCTGGTCAGGGACATGCTCGCCATCCCCTCTGTCGCTGCAGGCTCCTGGTGACACCGATGCCTGTTGAGGTTCGGCGTGTCCAGATGAGCTACCACCAATCCTACTGTTACTTTTCCCTGTCCCCAGCAGGTTTCTTGGCCATCCCTTGGCAGACTTCCCTTTAGCGCCTTACTAACAAGGACCCTGGGGTGCACGGCCCACCTGAGGATGACTCAGAGGGGGGCAGCGGTACAGGCTTTGCACAGCCAATTTTGTCCTGGGATGCAAAGCCATAGCCCAACAGCTGGCACGGGGAGCCGCACCAGGCAGATTCACTTTGCTTTCCTTCATCTTTGAAACacaggcagggatgctctggggagtggggcaggggagtGTGTGCAAAGCCTGCAGAGCAAGCTCAGCTCTGTGGGAAACCAGCAGGGAGAACAGGAGTCATCGTCCTGCACCCTCATTGGCTATTTACCCATGGGCCAAGGGGTGTAAAACAGATCTAATGTCAAAGGGTagcatttaaaaactatttttcatgATAGGGGATAGCATAAGGAGATGGAGGCTCAGGCTGGTAATATGCCTGCAGCTCTTGTCTAGCTCTGTAGCTCggcaaggagaggaggggagagggatgaGAAACAGTGTTGGAGGCTGGGGTGTATTTTACATATCACTGTGTGACTATGTCAGGCTGTTTCACCTCTCTCTACCCCATTTCCAGGTTGCAAAGCAGGAATAATGAGTCGATCTCTGCTTCCGAGCAGTGCAGGAGAGCTGAAGCAAGGGTGTAAATGCACTGGCCCCCAGTGCAGGCAGAAGGGGGGAAAGCAGGGTACAATATGGAACGGGAGAGCTCCTGATTTTAGTCTGTGGGCCATTGTACATTGCTCTGGTAGCACAAACCATTCAAAAAATGAGTAGAAGTGTAATGTACTTCCTGTGAAGATGCTCTGGTGATGCCAGTGAAGGCAATTAGCATCAGCAAGATTTGGCCTGGCCATTACCAGTGCTCCCCGGGAATGGTGCAGTCGCTCCTGCAGCAGAACAACACCAGCTGCTACAAAAAATATTGTACAACACACATTGCCCTCGAATATCCTTGGCCAATTTGCTGTATGCTTCATCCAGTGGGTTGGTGACTGAATCTCAGGATATTTTCTCTCTGATTTCTCTCTCGGTTCTCTCCCTGATCAGCCAGAGGAGCAATGGAGACAGGCTTTGGAGATGGTCTCGGGAGCACTGCTGACCCCAGCATGGTCCCATTTGTCCCAGTACCTGCTCCCAGACCTCCTGTGGCTTCATCCCAGCCCTGTTTAGCACAAGTTTTGTGAGATGTTGCCTGGCCATATGTCTCTGGCTCTGACCTAACCTCTTGCAGTGCTGCCCACAAAGCACGCAGAATACAAACTTGTGTATATTTGATCACACTTGTTCTCTCACTAATAGACAAAAACGGTATCATCTGCAGCAAGTGCACATTATTAGGGAAACTAATGACATTTCCACATATGTTGCTGGCAACTTCAGCTTCCTTTGGCAAAGGGTCTCTCCAGCTATTGTTAGACCCAAAGTAAGTCAGCTTTTTCCATTCTGCTGTTTAATTTAACTCACCATACACATTTCCTCAGCTTTTTGGTCAACTCAGCAAAGCTTTTCGAATGGGTTTCCTTATTTGAAGCTGCAGTAGCACCCAGAAGGCAGGCTACTCTGCTTTCCCACCGGAGTATCCAACTCATGTCCTGCCATGCATCCAGGGTGCCTTCTGCATCCTGCAGCAGCTCCCTCACCTCCAGCAGCTGAGCAGGGAAGTATTTCTGTGACTCTTGCTGGAGTTTTGTCCTCTACTGTGGACCTTGGGGGAGGCTAGTTGGATAAAGTCCATCTTCTCCCATGCCTCTACCTACCATGGGAGAGTAGTATTTGGGGGATTGGTATTGCCTTAAAGACAGGCAGATACTTGTGTCTGATCATCTCAGAAGATGCTGATAAAAGCCTAAAGGATGCTAGAGAACAGCAAGGAAACTTGTTAGGAAAAACTGGAATAACACTTAATCCGTTTTGGGATTAAGCCCAGCTCAGTATATAATTCGTGCTGTGATTTATAGGCATGTTGCAATCAGGAAGCATGTGCCTGAGATTCCCAACCATCTCCTCTTTCTCCCGCCAGGGCTTTTGTCTGAGAAGGGTTTCATGATTTCGTCTCTGGCTGGGTGGCCCTCTCAGGTCTAACCTGACCCCGCACTTGCCTTCATTGTGCAGGTGAATTTGTGACTGCCCAGAGATATGGAGGCAGTTGGAGGCTTGGTGGTGGGCAGGTATCCTGGGTGAGTGGCTTCAGGGGGCTTGTGTGTGCACAGCCACTCAGGGGCTTCCTCCAAGCCAGGTGGAAGGAACCCATTTGTGCCTGAAACACAATCTACTGGGAAATTCAACCTCGCACTTCACAGCTTCTGGGGCATAGACGTGTAGGGGGCACAAATTTGGGGCTCAGACAGTTTGGTGGATATTATTAGCCCTGCAAGGCTTTAAAACCTCCCCCTGCGGTGCACCTGCAGGGCTGTAGGTGTCAGACACTAAGCGGGCAGGACTGGAGAGCGCAGGCAAGGCAACAGGCAGCTCTTGGGGCTGGAGCCAGTTGTTTGATTGattttgttaaaacatttttgtgttaAATGACTTCTAGGTCACGGTGAAAATTTCCCTGTGTACAAAAAAGACCCAACCAATAAACCAAACCAGTTTGGTTGTTCctatttctgtgctgctgaaaaagctgaaaatgttgTAACAAAACCTCTTCTGTCAGCAGCAGCAATGACAGAGCCAGGTACGGATTCAGGAAACAAGGTATTTCACTGAAAGCAAGaatattacttttctgttttctgctggaaGATACTTTTGGTCAAAGCGTTGGTTATTTCATTTTTGCATAAAACCCCTAAAGGGAGTACTAAtctcccttccctttccacccctccctccctctgcttccaTCCCATGGCCAGCAAGCCACCAGCCCCCAGAGTCTGGGATGGGCCCACCGGTGACTCTGCGGAGCCTTAAAATCCCATAAATCTCCATCAGCCCGAGTTCACACACGTCTCCCCCagcatttctcctcctccccagccccatccttcCTTCTCGGCCTGGCAGAGAGCAGGTCCTCCAGCGCTGCAGCCTGGGCTGCGGGTGATGCGGGAGGAGGGAGAGCATCCCTCGGCCGCCTCTCCCGTGGCTCTCGTCCGGGTACCATGTGCGGGTGAGCTCGGGAGGCCCGTTGCCATAACGACCGCTGctaaaatccccccccccccccccgcgcggggATGCAATTGGTTGCGGACGGTCCCTCCTTCGGGGGGGAGCCGGTGCTGGGGTGCCctggggaggctggaggggggctGAGGCTGCCGGCAGGCGGTGGGGGAAGGCCCCAGGAGCCCCGGTGGGAAATGAGGCCGTGCTGCTGGCTGCGTGTCATCCCTGCACGCTCCCGCCAGCCACGGCTGCTCCCGccatcccatccctccctcccgccctgcGCCTGTCGCCTCTCACTGTCGCCCTGCTCTCCCGGAGCGGGGTCCCTTCTCCCTGGCACTGCCTGGCTGGGAGAGGAGCCTGACTCATCCCGGCCGGGCCCTGGCAGATGCTGGAGGCGGCAGCCTCATCTTGTCGCCCCTGCGCCCACGGAAGGAGGTAGGTGGCATGTTGCAGGGATGCAATGCGTGGGAGCGGGGCCGTGTCTGGGTCCCCAGCCATCGGCAGCTCCTTGCCCCAAGCTGGAAGCTGCCCCAGGGTGCGCAGTCCTGGGAGGATCTTCTGTGGTCAGGGTGAGCCCGTGGCTGGTAATGCTGCAACCTGGTTTGCGTTCCCGACCATGCACACGGGAGGGTTTTGTCCCCAGAGTCACCTGTGTCCTGGCACTGTGCATGGGCACCACTTCTGCCTTGCTCACCCCCTGCCCGGTCACCGCTGCCTGTCCCTATCTCCTGCAAacccctcctccctgctcctggccCCCCCCGAGCAGTTTCTGCCCTGTCACTTGCAGCGTGCCCCCCAGGGCGCCCGTCACAGGTGTACCCACAGCACCTCCGGGGGGGCAGCCGGAGGTGGCACAGGGGATCCAGGGGTGACACTGAAGGAGAGCGGCTGGAGTGACACATGTGGCATGGGTTTATAAAGGGTCAGTCAGCTTACCTCTATGAGATGCTGTCTCAGCTGAAAGACCAGGGACTCTTTTGTGTCTTTGGGGGGACACGGATGTCCCGCTGCAAAATGGGGTGCTGAGATCAACCGGTCCAGCAAGGGTTAAGGCGCATTTAatatctgcagagctgctccggAAAGCTGACATCTTTGAATGAAACTCCCTCTTCTCGGCATTTGCAGCCAAAATCTGTTCACCCACCTGACGAGAGCAAGTGCTTTGCCTGGCCGGCCCGgcagaagcggggggggggggctctgacACCTCGCCCAGTGCTCGGCTTGGCCATGGCAAAGACCCTTCATTGGGGGGCAGGGACGGGTGAGCGGTGGGGGGATGCGGCACGAGGTGAGGGCTGCATAGCAAGTAGACTGAAGAATAGGTTGCTGGCGAGGAGCTGGGAAATGCTGGCTCTGCTAGTCATGGAGGAAAGATAAATGGGGaagtctgcagggctgctttttaTTGCGGTGCTTTTTGGACGGCAGCTTCACTCCTAGGTTTGGAAAGCAGATGATCAGGGAAGGAAATGAGGTTGCTGGCTTTCCTCCCGTCGCCCCGGGGGTCTAAGCTGGAGTCACCTTCCCAGGCTCCCTAACCCTGCTCGTTGCTGTCTCCAGCCGAGGACTGTTAGCAGCTGCTGGGGCACCTCTGGAAGAAGGGGTTTGCAGCAGCCTTGGtcccccagcctggctgtggcAGTAGCTGGGGGGTGCACAGGAGCTACTTTTGCAGAGCACATAGGAAAACTGCGCTGAGGGGCCTCTGGCCAAACCTGGACCTCAGACCTGAtggctggcggggaggggggttTGTGCCTAATTCTTTCCGCAGTCCCTCAGGACAAGTTGAGGGAGGGAAAGCCCACAGCGGGATCCCCGCTCCCCACAATACTTCTGTGACATTattgctggctggggtggggggtttcCTCCCAAGTTACTTGCCTGAGGAAGGCAGAGGCAGCCATGaagaggcaggagcagggccCAGGCTGCCCCTTTGCTCCTGGCCAAATGGCTGCCGATGCTGAGCTGCCCGGTCCTGTGGCTCTCAATAAGGTGGAGCAGGGGCCTCGTAAAAGAAAGGTGCGAATCATtgagagggagacagaaaaaGTCCTCCTGGACTTGGCAATGGTAGGGGCAGCACCATGGGTAGCAAAAACAAGGATTGCTGAAAGCCAAAGAAGCAAAATCCACCTAGGTCTCTCCTGTCATGCAAGGAGAACAGATAAATATCAACATCCATGCCAATAAGTGGGAGGAAATCAGGCGTTTTCTCTGATGCTGGCAGTTTCTTGCTTACATTAACAAGAATTGCAGCTCATTTCAGATCTAAACCTGTGACAAAAAGGGTGTTATTCAGAGGGTAGAGATGAACCTCATGCTTCCTGCTGCCAGTCTCAGGGTGAGCAGGCAGGGACGGGCTCTCCTGCTGCAAGAGGCGTCCAGCAGATAAATGCTGCTGGGCACATTGGAATCAACTGATGGCTGTGGtgttaaaaaaagtcaaaaaagctCAGCCTCCAGTGTGGAAAAGGACAGCTGCCAGGATGGAGATGGTCAGAGCTCGCCCCAGCCTCCCCTTAATGGCCCAGCACaagggaggtggggggacacGTGGTTATTGGCAGAGGGGTGACTTGGGGGATGGTCGTAGGTGGCAGCTTTCAGGTGTCTGGAAAAGCAGGAGCTCAAAGCGGGTGCAGCTCTGCCCTAACTCCGTCCCCAGTGAAGTCAAGGGGCATTTCATCAGCCCCACTGAGAGGTGAGGGTTTTGGAAAGCCTCCCTTCAGGACTGCTATTTGTGCCTGAGCCTGGCGCTGTTGTGCTTTCCCAAGCCTGAGGGTCCCCGGTTTAAGCCACTGAAGCCTGTGACAAGTGGCATGCTCACCGTGCAAAACCCAGCAGTCCTGGTGCCCAGGGGAGGCCGTAGCTGTGCTTTTTGTAGGGGGATGCTTCCCAATCCCCTTTTCTGCCCCTGCATGACCCACATCCTGGCGAGTATTTTGGTaagagcaggcagctgggagTCAGGTAAGCTGGGCACCGCTGTGGATTGCAATGTGggttgctccctccctcccaaaggATGGGGATAAGGGATGGGCTCAAACATGGCACCATTACAGCTTTTAAATGGCACTGAGTCAGGGTGTATGCCCTGAGCACAGCATCAGCAGGGCCATAATGGTGGGGAGGGAGTGGGCCAGGGCACCAGCAGGTTGTGGGGCTGGGACCTCGTCTGTCCGCCCCTCCGGAAAGCTTCAGCCGTGATGGCCAGGCAGGGAGATGCTGGCTCCTTCCTGCTCGCTCCTTTTTAGCGCTGGGTCGACAGCCATCATGTGGCACGTTGTTTTGTGTTCCCCAGGGTGGCACTGCTCCGAACTCAGCACCACGCGCCCAAGTGGCGAGGGGATCCTGGGAAGGCAGATCTGCCGCTCCCGGTAAGTGGCTCCCACTGCCATGGGGCTGATGCAGGGGGTGGATTGAGGCTCTGCTCGGAGACCAGTGCTCAACCGAGCACCACAAGGTCCCTGAGCCCCAGCAAAGCAGGACGCTAAACAGGGGTGCAGCAAGGGAGGGCTTAGCCCAGAGCCAGACCAGCTTAGACTGGGAATTCAAAGGGGTTGTGGAGCAtcaggggaaggggcagcaggtTTTTCCCCAAGCAGGAGATAAGAAGCAGCTGTATTTACCCGCTGCCTACCTTTAacggctggcagcagggctgggggcgtGCGGGCTCCTCCTCCTCTGCGGGGAGGGAGCAGGACTGCCGCTCGCTCAGTGTGTGGTGTCCCAGCAACGAGCCCAAGGGATTGCCCTCTCCCAAAGGCTGAGGTGCCTTGATGTGCAACCTTGGTGTGCAACCGAGGACGACCCAGGGTGGGCCGAGGCTGTgaggaggggtgcagggaggcTGGGCACTGCTGATGAGGCAGATGTCTTGTGCTGAAGCTCAGTGGAGGTGGGTTTTGGGTTCTCCCACTGTACAAgctttctccccttttctctgGCAGCCATGCCCCATTTCTTGGATTGGTTTGTACCAGTGTATCTGATGATCTCCATTCTCATCCTGGTGGGCTTTGGAGCTTGCATTTACTACTTCGAGCCAGGACTCCAGGAAGCCCATAAGTGGCGAACGCAGAGGCCGATCATGGAACGAGACCTTCGGAAGACACTGATGATTCGGGACAACCTGGCCTTCGGGGTGCCTGAGGTCTGACACGCTGCCCATCGAGTCCAGAAGAGCCTCTCCTCTTGGTAGGGATGACAGTCCTGCCCTGCACAAGCAGGGCTGATCGTCACTTTGCGCTTTGCTGATCTAGGTCTCATACTTACCTTTTTGACCCTTTGCTTCTTAGGCAAGGTTTGTGTGGAACTGCAGGCTCAGGGCTTCCCATGTGCTCACAGCCCTTCATGCAGCCAAGGAATTCTGCTCTTCCTCATGGCCGAGACTGATGAATCGCTCAAATGAAAGGTCCCTTGTTAATCACTTGAGTTTGAGCTGCCTGGCATCTTGACATGACCTTCAGTAGGAAAGGTCTCTGCAGGGGTACTAGGCTTGCAAAGGAACACAGAGCCTTTTACTCCTATTCACTGGGTTAAATCTAACCCAGCCTGTTTAAGTCCAGTGGatattttgggggaaataaaTGGGATTTCAAGCCAGATCGTTGCTTCAGCTAAGCTCTTCACCCTTGGTGCTGGGATGGTAAGCTTGCTGAAGCTCTGTGCAGAGGGACCAAGGGCTTAGCGAGCCCCAGAGACTGAATGCCTTTATCCCTGCTAAAGGTGCACTGCTTCTCTGTGTCTGTTTGGGAGATGGAGaacatccatccacccatccatccattcCAGATGCATTACATTCAAATTAAAGATCTTTACTAAAGAAGTTTTCCCAAGTCCCATGTCAAGctgagaatattctgcagccctCCATGAAGGGGTGTTGCCACACTTAGCACATAAGCCTCTCCCGATCTGCCTGACCTTCTGCTCCTCTGCCGCAGAGTGAGATCGGATAGTCTGGGAGGTAACTTGCACTTGTTCGGTCCTCTGCCCTCCAGAGTCCTATGGCATGGATGGGCTCTTCCTTAACTGTCATCCCAATGAAAGCTGTGAAGCATCCCTCAACCCCCTTTCCCTGCAAGTCTCTGAGAAGGGACACTGAGCCTGTTGGTGAAATGGGCCCATTGCACCACCTCTGCTTTCTGGACTGTATAATGTGGGTCTGGCACAAAATCCCATGTTCATAGACTACCTGCACTTTCTGCACTGCCCTGGGGCTGATCGGCTACCAAAGTGCTGTGTGAAGGTGTGATGCTGGGGCTAAGAGGGACATTCACATCTTCTCCTTCCTTGCCAGCCCAGTGCAGTGCTCACTGTGTACAGGGAGATTTGGGAGAGCTCTGAACCTGTGGCAGGAGGTTGTGTCAAGAGCCTCTCCtcacctctcctcccaccccaacaCCCACTCTTCGGATGCCCTAGGTGCAGCGGTGCTACTTGTGAGCACGCTGGACACAGCGGGGTCCTGTGTGTCCCACTCCTGCATGTGGCCAGGGGTGTCAGCTGGTGCACCACCCCATGTCCACATGTCTGCGCATCCCATGCCATCACATGGACCTGCCAATATTGGGGCGACCCGCATCCCCAGCGTGCTCCCGGGGTGCCATCTTTGTGCCATAGTCCCTGATGGCTCCTTTGGGCAGCAGGGGTCCCTTGGGCCAGCTGCCCAAATCTGCCACAGATCCCGGATGGGCTCGTGTCACTCAGCCTCTCCTGTGAACCTGTCAGCGGAAGTTTTCTCCTCCATTCccaaagaaaggaggagagtGCACTGGGCTGGTTTGAGTGAGCAATGCTCCATTGGTAATTCTCCGGGGGTGAAAGTTAATTTTTAGCTCTATGGGTTTTGGCTGAGGGAGGAATAGGTCAGGACATCCTGCAAATATCCTGGGTCTTTCTGGGACATTCCATCCACTGGATTGCAATCGTATCACCATTATCTTCTACACCAAAACCAGGCACACTGGCAGGAGCTCTTTGGCTCTGTTTCAGCCAGAGGACAAGTTGAGAGTCCTTCCATTCAGCTAAAAACCAGAAATCATGATGCAAGTACCCAAACTGGGGAGTCTTGCTCAGCAGGGAAATGCAGTGAGTGGGATTGTTCCTGTGCCCAAAGTTACGCTAACCCTGGCAAGCAAAGGCTCAAAGTGCAGGTGCAGCTTGAACCAGGTAAATCCCACGTATTTTTGTGCCTTGGTGACTTGGGGCTGCGAAAGGGAAATGCCTTGGGGCTGAGCTGCATGGTCTGACATGCCACCCTCAGCTGCATGGCTTACGTCCTCTGCCCTCTGGCACAACACAGCCATATCTTCAACCGCCAGCTTGGAAACCTGCTTCCTCACCTCAACTCCCTCGTAGCTGGGACTGCACTGCAAACGGACCGCAGCTGAGCCATGGGGTAGCAACAAAACCCTCTGTATTGGAGCTAAGGGTCTTGCAGGTTAAACCGTCCCTGTGGGAAGGGGAGCCTGCTCTCCGCAGCCTACACCAGCACAGGCTGCTCTGCAATCGCACCTCCTCCAAACCCACTTTCTGCTGCTGAGtcaaaagagaagagggaaaaccaCTAGCCTGGTAAAAACAAAAGGCTGGGTCTGCCACCACTGCTCTCAGCCACCTGGCATCCATGGTGCGATGGAGCTCCCCACGGAGGTCCCCCATCCCCTCCTCTGTGTCCTCCTCTGCACACTCTCCTGCCTGTTTTCCCCTTCGCTCTGCCCGTGACTCACCGCAGAAACCAAGCCAAAGGAAGACAACAAACAGTTCAGGGCTGGACTAGAGAGGAACTAGTTATTCATCTCCTCTGGCTTAGGTTTCAGACTGTTTAGTCCTGATGCAATCAGTATTAAGCCAGGTATTTTCCACAGGTATGAAGGACTTCATTGCCAACAGTGTCAAAGCCCTCCCCAGTGGAATAAAACTGTGTGACAAACAGCATGGCCgatgctttattttcctgttgttcCCCCTGGGAGCTGCCTCCCTCCAGCTCTGGGCAGGCAGCAAGGACCAGTCTGCAGCGAGGTTTCCTTTACAGCAGGGTAGGTCTTCATCCGCCTGGTTTCTGTGTCAGCTACACTGCGAGGCTATCTGGCAATAATTAAGCCAAAGGCAAAAGCTGCCTGAAAACTGAGACTGTCTCTCCCCTGTGGGACCTGTGCAGCCAGGGAGACCTCAGGGGAGAGGGAAATAGTCACAGATACTGAATTAAACCACGTAAAGCATCAGAGAACATACTTAGTGCTGGAAATACTGCACAGCATCAGGTTGGTCTTTtccactttctctctctctgcctttaaAGCAGCAGAGGAGTTACACTGCCCTGAGCCTTCCCCCAGCACTCCCCATGACTCGCTATGGGTCACAGGACGGTGGTTCCCcttctgctccccagccctggccACCCGAAGGCAGGCGAGCATTGCCCCTGCCATGCTGTGGGTGCTATTGCTGCCTGGCTCCCCTTCTCTTTGTTCCCATTTGCCCACCAAACCACACGTATTCTCATCCCACCACACCAAAAcacctttctcctttcttc from Accipiter gentilis chromosome 18, bAccGen1.1, whole genome shotgun sequence includes these protein-coding regions:
- the SMIM45 gene encoding protein SMIM45 produces the protein MPHFLDWFVPVYLMISILILVGFGACIYYFEPGLQEAHKWRTQRPIMERDLRKTLMIRDNLAFGVPEV